Proteins from one Legionella taurinensis genomic window:
- the mmsB gene encoding 3-hydroxyisobutyrate dehydrogenase — protein MARIGFVGLGHMGLPMAIRLIQAGHEVTGFDLQQEALTALVNAGGLRATSISDVAREKHCLITMLQTGDQVKRVCLGDDGLYAQANGALHIDCSSIDVHSARSLHQHASANQLPALDAPVSGGVAGAEAGALTFMVGGETAVLNQAMPILTAMGKKIIHTGEAGSGQAAKLCNNMILGISMIAVSEAFVLAEKLHLAADKLFEVVNSSSGQCWAMSKYAPVPNLLPDVPANRGYQPGFTAAMMLKDLNLSQQSAKAAGVETPLAAKATAIYQQFNQQGFGELDFSAIIKSLECVES, from the coding sequence ATGGCACGGATTGGTTTTGTCGGTCTGGGTCATATGGGTTTACCCATGGCCATCCGTTTGATTCAAGCCGGACATGAAGTGACCGGTTTTGACTTGCAGCAGGAAGCGCTCACGGCCCTGGTCAATGCCGGCGGCCTGCGCGCCACCTCCATCAGCGATGTCGCGCGGGAAAAGCACTGTTTGATTACCATGCTGCAAACCGGCGATCAGGTTAAGCGCGTTTGTCTCGGTGATGACGGGCTGTATGCGCAGGCAAACGGCGCGCTGCACATCGATTGTTCATCCATCGATGTGCACAGCGCCCGTTCCCTGCATCAACACGCATCAGCCAATCAGCTGCCGGCACTCGATGCCCCCGTCTCAGGCGGTGTAGCTGGTGCAGAGGCAGGGGCGCTGACCTTCATGGTGGGCGGCGAAACGGCGGTGCTGAATCAGGCAATGCCGATTTTAACCGCCATGGGTAAAAAAATCATCCACACGGGTGAAGCTGGCAGCGGGCAGGCGGCAAAACTCTGTAACAACATGATCCTTGGCATCTCCATGATTGCCGTGTCTGAAGCATTTGTTCTGGCTGAAAAACTTCACCTCGCTGCCGACAAGTTATTTGAAGTCGTTAACAGTTCCAGCGGCCAATGCTGGGCGATGAGCAAGTATGCGCCTGTTCCCAACCTGCTGCCGGACGTTCCGGCCAATCGCGGCTACCAACCCGGATTTACCGCCGCCATGATGCTTAAAGATTTAAATCTGTCGCAGCAAAGCGCCAAAGCCGCCGGGGTGGAAACACCGCTCGCGGCAAAGGCCACAGCCATCTACCAGCAGTTTAACCAACAAGGATTTGGCGAACTGGATTTTTCAGCCATCATTAAGTCATTGGAGTGCGTGGAATCATGA
- a CDS encoding CoA-acylating methylmalonate-semialdehyde dehydrogenase, which yields MVYSVDHYINGKIHTHSNENQRTIYNPALGEAIGQVPIAGQETCHAAVHAAQTAWESWSETTPIKRARVLFKFRDLLEKNQTELAHIVTREHGKTLEDAKGSIARAIEVVELHCGIVSQLQGNFSANVATGMDCHTLRQPLGVCAGVSPFNFPVMVPVWMMIPAIACGNTFILKPSEQDPSAPLRLVELLSDAGLPPGVVNCVQGDKSTVDCLLHHPDIKAFTAVASTPVAEYIYRTAAANGKRAHTFGGAKNHCVIMPDADLDQAAQAITGAAYGSAGERCMALSVVVAVGDETADRLLHKLTPLIHAIRVDTGDNPHSEMGPLISQAHKQRVVAAIDAGINEKASLVIDGRAFRHAKYPQGYFLGPTLFDHVRETMSIYQNEIFGPVLCIVRVDTLDDALAIINRNQYGNGTAIFTRDGYSAREYSQRVQAGMVGINVPIPVPVANHPFGGWKQSSFGDTNMHGLESINFYTRRKTVTSKWPVSPLNTSAFVMPTHD from the coding sequence ATGGTTTATTCAGTAGATCACTACATCAATGGTAAAATTCATACCCACAGTAACGAAAATCAGCGCACCATTTACAATCCTGCTCTGGGCGAAGCCATTGGACAAGTGCCAATCGCCGGGCAGGAAACCTGTCATGCAGCCGTCCATGCAGCCCAAACGGCCTGGGAATCCTGGTCAGAAACCACCCCGATAAAGCGGGCGCGCGTGCTGTTTAAGTTCAGGGATCTGCTGGAAAAAAATCAGACCGAGCTCGCCCATATCGTCACCCGCGAACACGGCAAAACCTTAGAGGATGCCAAGGGTTCCATCGCGCGGGCCATTGAAGTAGTGGAGTTGCATTGTGGCATTGTCAGCCAGTTGCAGGGCAATTTTTCTGCCAATGTGGCTACCGGCATGGATTGCCACACGCTCAGGCAACCGCTGGGCGTCTGCGCCGGCGTATCGCCATTTAATTTTCCGGTGATGGTTCCGGTGTGGATGATGATCCCGGCCATTGCCTGCGGCAACACCTTCATCTTAAAACCGTCCGAGCAGGATCCGTCAGCGCCGCTGCGCCTTGTGGAATTGTTGTCCGATGCCGGCCTTCCTCCCGGGGTGGTCAATTGTGTTCAGGGCGATAAATCCACCGTGGATTGCCTGCTGCACCACCCGGATATTAAAGCATTTACCGCGGTGGCCTCAACGCCGGTGGCAGAATACATTTACCGCACCGCCGCGGCTAATGGCAAACGCGCGCACACCTTCGGCGGCGCGAAAAATCATTGCGTGATCATGCCGGACGCGGATTTGGATCAGGCGGCCCAGGCGATTACCGGTGCGGCGTACGGATCTGCCGGCGAGCGCTGCATGGCCCTCTCGGTGGTGGTGGCGGTCGGTGATGAGACGGCAGATCGGTTGCTGCACAAGCTCACACCGCTTATTCATGCCATTCGTGTGGACACAGGCGACAACCCTCACAGCGAGATGGGGCCCTTGATCAGTCAAGCCCATAAGCAGCGTGTCGTGGCCGCCATTGATGCAGGAATCAATGAAAAAGCATCGCTGGTAATCGATGGCCGCGCTTTCCGCCATGCCAAATACCCGCAGGGTTATTTCCTGGGTCCTACCCTCTTTGATCACGTGAGGGAAACCATGTCCATTTATCAGAATGAAATTTTTGGACCTGTTTTATGTATCGTTCGCGTCGACACCCTGGATGATGCGCTGGCGATCATCAATCGCAACCAATACGGTAATGGCACCGCCATTTTCACACGCGACGGTTACAGTGCGCGCGAGTACAGCCAACGGGTTCAGGCGGGCATGGTCGGTATTAATGTCCCTATTCCTGTGCCTGTCGCTAACCATCCTTTTGGCGGCTGGAAACAATCCTCTTTTGGCGATACCAACATGCATGGGCTGGAAAGCATCAATTTTTACACCCGCCGCAAAACAGTGACCAGTAAATGGCCTGTAAGCCCATTGAATACCAGTGCGTTTGTCATGCCGACACATGATTAA
- the sidP gene encoding Dot/Icm T4SS effector PI-3-phosphatase SidP, which yields MGKKTILRIEDGIKLSETQLTNLKEMTGGDFDIQDASLTADLQRSYQLRADSFKDAFSLIVKSVSRQSKTSFNSDSYLDWAKNEFVFARGLSRDQYEEILTKYTRKLLEALVTHWLSHVKPEHRWGEAIELLNKAEQYHLMMTGRPDLATLTPITIRGEAHFILQRDRQLPPLTDETRDELEKIKASVLSTTPDWFRALPVHQQVYLHGLQPTPTKLEMLKSSVNDFTLQWNEIKKDKNLENELLKIKSQSDVVPSWFSSLTSARREFITAVLRWSSNPLTDVSQALDGLNQLVDEMQTGKHVNPHHLAEIAEMPFWYVCLPAYEQQLLKHALKSNKNIAEVTSFLPSRLRTLPALPNFCEHQFMILNDQAQVLEAFDGRYRSSHAGSREVKDYPEQVSRLHTQRNGARIREVTLGKGGRKKMLLQTLISPVPFSEGFIPDRYLEAQRQKVVGALRQESKGKNIDIFTSNHPFNVARYVLWTSSKDAECLALLDNARELLKSSHLEKRVDDLKLQDREKQALTSLIKQSVAFIESNKNQKDYSVLSNLAARLDLSQVNLSVLEWQDLVKQAVDESRALKQAPVAVQGPLTQPAHVTQALINLLYNAKDNLTGSDWQPLFAQQLHWHSLANKPKAASSLITDVGDLALLTNEYEATLKSGWGTATFFDYNGRELFLSSLENLLMLKMQGVSYGSCVSGKDRKAIEAIHTDAMLLYRYIYGYWPSYNDTGLERSQFVNLFATIYLSRHQHAHAGQNAPGSEGLKTPDVYLPADIAQAIRDLSAQPDILTRDDCLASNNEVKRVVMGSKQHSDKVAIDIEAAKKLSESHRVALLNKLKALMGQRTYWDSKTTSLLRWGWNAPTGIAKIKCILDRFDSTQHISASETILAEIYAVVRERPMTNAKRDEATQKVYALIRELCVSKYPQSIIDVALSKLDSIKEESFSMSNEATTGVKL from the coding sequence ATGGGAAAAAAAACAATCTTACGCATCGAGGATGGCATCAAACTCAGCGAAACACAGTTAACTAATTTAAAGGAAATGACAGGCGGGGACTTCGATATTCAGGATGCCTCACTGACAGCCGATTTGCAACGCAGTTATCAACTTCGTGCCGACTCATTTAAAGATGCATTTTCTCTGATAGTCAAGTCCGTTTCCAGACAATCCAAAACATCATTTAACAGTGACTCTTATCTGGATTGGGCTAAAAACGAGTTCGTTTTTGCACGGGGTTTATCCAGAGACCAATACGAAGAAATCCTAACCAAATACACGCGTAAATTACTTGAAGCATTGGTCACGCACTGGCTCAGTCATGTCAAGCCGGAACACCGTTGGGGGGAAGCCATTGAACTGCTTAATAAAGCGGAACAATACCACCTCATGATGACAGGGCGCCCGGATTTGGCAACGCTGACGCCCATCACGATTCGTGGCGAAGCCCATTTTATTCTGCAAAGGGACAGGCAACTACCCCCGCTGACGGACGAGACGCGCGATGAGCTTGAAAAAATAAAAGCATCGGTGCTGTCGACAACCCCGGACTGGTTTCGCGCCCTGCCGGTTCACCAGCAAGTGTATCTCCATGGTCTGCAACCCACGCCAACCAAACTGGAGATGTTAAAAAGCAGTGTGAATGACTTTACCTTGCAGTGGAATGAGATTAAAAAAGATAAAAATCTTGAAAACGAGTTATTGAAAATTAAAAGCCAGAGTGACGTGGTTCCGTCCTGGTTTTCCTCGCTGACTTCCGCTCGCCGGGAGTTCATCACGGCGGTGCTTCGCTGGTCTTCGAATCCGTTGACTGATGTCAGCCAGGCTTTGGACGGCCTCAATCAACTGGTTGATGAAATGCAGACTGGAAAACACGTCAATCCACATCATTTGGCTGAAATTGCCGAGATGCCATTCTGGTATGTTTGTCTGCCAGCCTATGAGCAGCAATTATTAAAACATGCCTTGAAAAGCAATAAAAACATAGCCGAAGTCACGTCCTTTTTACCCAGCCGTTTGCGAACACTGCCGGCTCTGCCCAATTTTTGTGAGCATCAATTCATGATTCTTAATGACCAGGCGCAGGTCCTTGAAGCCTTTGACGGACGGTACCGCTCAAGCCACGCGGGATCGCGGGAGGTGAAAGACTATCCTGAGCAGGTCAGTCGGCTGCATACCCAGCGCAACGGGGCAAGGATTCGCGAGGTCACCCTGGGCAAGGGTGGTCGAAAAAAAATGCTGCTGCAAACGTTAATCAGCCCGGTTCCTTTTTCAGAGGGTTTTATACCAGATCGTTATCTCGAAGCGCAGCGTCAGAAAGTGGTGGGAGCCCTAAGACAGGAAAGCAAGGGTAAGAATATCGATATATTCACGTCCAACCATCCGTTTAATGTGGCCCGCTATGTTTTATGGACATCATCGAAGGATGCGGAATGCCTGGCGCTGCTGGACAACGCGCGTGAATTGTTAAAGTCTTCTCACCTTGAAAAACGCGTTGACGATTTGAAGCTGCAGGATAGGGAAAAGCAGGCGTTAACCTCGCTTATCAAGCAGAGCGTCGCGTTCATTGAAAGCAATAAAAATCAAAAAGATTACTCCGTGTTAAGTAACCTTGCGGCCAGACTGGACCTAAGCCAGGTGAATTTGTCCGTTTTGGAATGGCAGGACCTGGTTAAACAAGCCGTTGACGAGAGCAGGGCATTAAAACAGGCGCCCGTCGCTGTGCAAGGACCGTTGACCCAGCCTGCTCACGTCACGCAGGCATTGATTAATCTGCTCTACAACGCCAAAGACAATTTAACCGGGTCGGATTGGCAGCCGCTCTTTGCCCAGCAACTTCATTGGCATTCGCTGGCCAATAAGCCCAAGGCGGCTTCTTCCCTGATTACGGATGTAGGCGATCTGGCCTTATTGACGAATGAATACGAGGCCACCCTCAAATCCGGTTGGGGTACGGCAACCTTTTTCGATTACAATGGCCGTGAACTCTTCTTAAGCTCGCTTGAAAACCTGCTGATGCTCAAAATGCAGGGCGTGAGCTATGGATCCTGTGTCAGCGGAAAAGATCGCAAGGCAATCGAAGCCATTCATACGGATGCGATGTTGTTATATCGGTACATTTACGGTTACTGGCCCAGTTACAATGACACAGGGCTTGAGCGCAGTCAGTTTGTGAATCTGTTTGCGACAATTTATCTTAGCCGGCACCAGCATGCGCACGCCGGGCAAAATGCGCCTGGTTCTGAAGGCTTGAAAACGCCGGACGTTTATTTACCGGCGGATATAGCGCAGGCTATCCGTGATTTATCGGCACAGCCCGATATTTTGACGCGTGATGACTGCCTGGCGAGCAATAACGAAGTCAAACGGGTGGTTATGGGCTCAAAACAGCACAGTGACAAGGTTGCCATTGATATTGAAGCGGCTAAAAAACTGTCAGAAAGTCACCGTGTGGCGCTGTTAAACAAGTTAAAGGCGTTAATGGGTCAAAGAACATACTGGGACAGCAAGACGACGAGTTTGTTGAGGTGGGGCTGGAATGCACCCACAGGAATTGCCAAGATTAAGTGCATCCTTGATCGGTTTGATTCCACCCAGCATATCTCCGCCTCGGAAACGATCCTCGCTGAAATCTACGCCGTGGTCAGGGAAAGGCCAATGACGAACGCCAAGCGCGACGAAGCCACACAGAAAGTCTATGCCTTGATCCGTGAGCTCTGTGTGAGTAAATATCCTCAGTCGATTATTGATGTGGCGCTGTCTAAGCTGGATTCCATCAAGGAGGAATCCTTCTCTATGAGCAACGAGGCCACGACTGGAGTAAAATTATAG
- the dapB gene encoding 4-hydroxy-tetrahydrodipicolinate reductase, with amino-acid sequence MTARVIVNGALGKMGSLACDTIQQHPDFELVGALTRKDDLRRAIVEKQAAIVVDLTRADSVYENSLAIIESGAHPVIGTSGLLDKQIATLTELCHARKLGGIIAPNFSISAVLMMRFAAEAARYLTDVEIIEAHHPQKYDAPSGTALKTAEMIAKARETGIEPPATHELLAGARGCQHQDIRIHSLRLPGVIARQQVVFGSLGETLSITHDSIDRACFMPGIVHCCQKVQQLDGLYYGLEHIL; translated from the coding sequence ATGACGGCTCGCGTTATTGTAAACGGCGCCCTGGGCAAAATGGGCAGCCTGGCCTGCGACACCATTCAACAGCACCCTGATTTTGAACTGGTGGGTGCACTGACGCGCAAGGATGATCTGCGCCGTGCCATCGTTGAAAAACAGGCCGCCATTGTGGTTGATTTGACCCGGGCCGACAGTGTGTATGAAAACAGTCTGGCCATCATTGAAAGCGGGGCGCACCCAGTCATTGGTACGTCGGGTTTACTGGATAAACAAATTGCAACGTTGACTGAACTCTGCCATGCCCGAAAGCTTGGTGGCATTATCGCGCCCAATTTTTCCATCAGCGCTGTCCTGATGATGCGTTTTGCGGCCGAAGCGGCGCGTTACCTGACCGATGTGGAAATCATTGAAGCGCATCACCCGCAAAAATACGATGCGCCGTCAGGTACCGCCTTAAAAACAGCGGAAATGATCGCTAAAGCCAGAGAAACAGGCATTGAGCCGCCGGCCACGCATGAGTTGCTTGCAGGTGCCCGAGGTTGTCAACATCAGGATATCCGCATTCATTCACTCAGGCTGCCTGGCGTCATTGCCCGCCAGCAGGTGGTTTTTGGTTCTCTGGGCGAAACCCTGTCCATCACCCATGACAGCATTGATCGCGCCTGTTTTATGCCGGGTATCGTGCACTGTTGTCAAAAAGTCCAGCAGCTCGATGGCCTGTACTATGGCCTCGAACACATCCTCTGA
- a CDS encoding ProQ/FinO family protein, which yields MRRQALHPLTAVINKSQKNHSKRARHDALNWLAKKFPEAFDNSQRIQPLKTGIMDDILAFAEEAAEAGLSKSKLREAVVIFTRRLDYLACLKAREMRVDLQGNPVSVVTEDEAERAAVKIKRRIEKGLKNARNATEAKAAPATAVKSDAQHPLYPQNATDYASQYAERLSAYSASGPEAVMQTNRSAAVIVKHRNVKKTYDPEAVARLKEKLGLSRREEETEASN from the coding sequence ATGAGAAGGCAAGCACTTCATCCTCTTACAGCAGTAATTAACAAATCTCAAAAAAACCATTCCAAACGGGCCCGACACGACGCCTTGAACTGGCTGGCGAAAAAATTCCCTGAGGCCTTTGATAACAGCCAGCGCATTCAACCGTTGAAGACTGGCATCATGGATGACATTCTCGCCTTTGCTGAGGAAGCGGCTGAAGCCGGTTTATCCAAAAGCAAGTTGCGTGAAGCCGTGGTTATTTTTACCCGCCGTCTCGATTATTTAGCCTGCCTTAAAGCCCGTGAAATGCGGGTTGATTTACAGGGAAACCCTGTGTCGGTGGTCACTGAAGACGAGGCAGAGCGTGCGGCAGTTAAAATCAAGCGGCGAATTGAAAAGGGGCTTAAAAACGCCCGTAACGCCACCGAAGCCAAGGCAGCACCCGCGACAGCGGTAAAAAGCGATGCTCAGCACCCGCTCTACCCTCAAAACGCCACCGATTATGCGTCACAATACGCCGAGCGTTTATCTGCCTACAGTGCCTCGGGCCCTGAGGCCGTGATGCAAACCAACCGCAGTGCGGCTGTGATAGTCAAACACCGCAATGTCAAAAAAACCTATGATCCCGAGGCCGTGGCCCGCCTGAAAGAAAAACTGGGTTTATCCCGCCGCGAAGAAGAGACCGAGGCCAGCAATTAG
- a CDS encoding polysaccharide deacetylase family protein codes for MLVVLMYHRVSDPSLPGRVQSFQQHLKQLVGQYPVVIPGDPLDRQRVNLCLTFDDAYYDFYRDVFPLLKQYQIKAVLAIPVGLILEDTTLDDATRLGVPYAEAMASYQSHATLCTWKEINEMVSSGLVIPAVHGMTHQHLTAEDICLETEVVAAKHRLQQQTGYTPDTFIYPYGSMNSRVNRLVKRHYPYRMRIGSASNWNWHNAHGLIYRINAEEFWPDNKPLLSTSHRVYLGARCLFNTLRFK; via the coding sequence ATGCTAGTTGTTTTAATGTACCATCGTGTTTCAGATCCTTCACTGCCAGGTCGCGTCCAGTCTTTCCAGCAGCATTTAAAGCAATTGGTTGGACAATACCCGGTTGTGATTCCCGGAGATCCACTGGACAGGCAGCGAGTCAACCTTTGCCTGACCTTTGACGATGCCTATTATGATTTTTACCGCGACGTGTTCCCTTTGCTGAAACAGTACCAAATCAAAGCGGTGCTGGCTATTCCAGTAGGCCTTATTCTGGAAGACACGACACTCGATGACGCAACCCGTCTTGGCGTGCCTTATGCAGAGGCCATGGCGTCTTATCAAAGCCATGCCACTTTGTGTACCTGGAAAGAAATTAACGAGATGGTTTCCTCCGGCCTGGTTATACCGGCAGTCCACGGCATGACCCATCAGCATTTGACAGCCGAAGACATCTGCCTTGAAACCGAGGTGGTTGCCGCCAAACACCGGCTTCAGCAACAAACCGGTTACACACCAGACACCTTCATCTACCCTTATGGCAGCATGAATAGCCGCGTCAACCGTCTCGTTAAAAGGCATTACCCTTACCGCATGCGCATCGGATCCGCATCCAATTGGAACTGGCATAATGCTCACGGACTTATCTACCGCATCAATGCTGAGGAATTCTGGCCTGACAATAAACCGCTGCTGTCAACTTCGCACCGTGTTTATTTAGGGGCACGATGTCTGTTCAACACCCTGCGCTTTAAATAA
- a CDS encoding O-antigen ligase family protein, with translation MFDFKQVHLQRIAALLFVLSIFTLPLSMTLKSIALISGLVVALLSPDIRRQLTKIIGEPWFYGIVLLFALVLLGAFTGIADLKSKLIFINKYSKFLFIPLIALAFQNERLRWLGIHAFLAAMTLTLFISFFKALGWVTMNPVNDPGAVFHNHIVTGFYMAFAAFLSANLALSNENTALRLSYSLLALLFSYQTLFINTGRTGYVIYSVLLVLFLWQRIPTRKIPLYFIIILPFALLVAYHSMALNTGFKAMVHDVQNYQEGNNKNTSVGFRLQFHQYAKKLFLAHPIWGTGTAGFTYSYRQEQPIPAWGKNLLDPHNQYWLMAAEYGVIGLAVLFYFFLAFFHASQRLKDMRPMMIALLCSFLVANLSDSFLLFSNTGDFLVFFAALALGESLEKKPSPCENSVVSGSTAC, from the coding sequence GTGTTCGATTTCAAACAAGTTCATTTGCAACGTATTGCTGCGCTTTTGTTTGTTTTGAGTATTTTTACCCTGCCGCTTAGCATGACCTTAAAATCCATCGCGTTAATCAGCGGCCTCGTCGTCGCCCTGTTAAGCCCCGACATACGCCGGCAACTGACCAAAATCATCGGCGAACCCTGGTTTTATGGCATCGTCCTCCTGTTTGCCTTAGTCCTTCTAGGCGCGTTCACCGGCATAGCTGACTTAAAAAGCAAGTTGATTTTCATCAACAAGTATTCCAAATTTTTATTTATCCCCTTAATCGCCCTTGCTTTTCAGAATGAGCGCCTTCGTTGGCTCGGGATTCACGCATTCCTTGCGGCAATGACCCTTACCTTGTTTATTTCCTTTTTCAAAGCCTTAGGCTGGGTAACCATGAATCCGGTCAATGATCCCGGGGCGGTGTTTCATAACCACATTGTGACAGGGTTTTACATGGCTTTTGCCGCTTTTTTAAGTGCCAATCTCGCCTTGAGCAATGAAAACACTGCGCTGCGTTTAAGTTACAGCCTGTTGGCCCTGCTGTTCAGTTATCAAACCCTGTTTATTAATACCGGCCGAACAGGCTATGTGATTTACTCCGTCTTACTGGTCCTGTTTTTATGGCAACGCATCCCGACACGTAAAATACCCTTGTATTTCATTATTATTTTACCTTTCGCCCTGCTGGTAGCCTACCACAGCATGGCACTTAACACGGGCTTTAAAGCCATGGTTCATGATGTGCAGAATTACCAGGAAGGGAATAATAAAAATACCTCTGTTGGTTTCAGGCTTCAATTTCACCAGTACGCCAAAAAATTATTTTTAGCCCATCCGATCTGGGGCACAGGCACAGCCGGGTTTACTTACAGTTACCGTCAGGAGCAGCCCATTCCTGCCTGGGGGAAAAACCTGCTGGATCCGCATAATCAGTATTGGCTGATGGCGGCAGAATACGGCGTCATTGGCCTTGCTGTGTTATTTTACTTTTTCCTGGCCTTTTTTCACGCCAGCCAACGCTTAAAGGACATGCGGCCGATGATGATCGCCTTGCTTTGCAGCTTCCTCGTCGCCAACCTGTCGGACTCTTTCCTGTTATTTTCCAATACCGGGGATTTTTTGGTCTTTTTTGCAGCCCTTGCCTTGGGCGAGTCTCTGGAAAAAAAACCTTCTCCCTGCGAAAATTCAGTTGTTTCAGGTAGTACGGCATGCTAG
- the pyk gene encoding pyruvate kinase codes for MNRRTKIVATLGPACSQPDTLRAIIAAGVDVFRVNFSHADKSVLDTIKQAKTIASELERPIAVMADLQGPKLRIGRFEHNHITLVNGQSFILDCANKALGNEQGVSVAYENLCYEVRPGDLLLLDDGMIELKVTSVAPPQIVCEVLEGGVLKNNKGLNRRGGGLAAKALTDKDRDDMRIAVSIDIDYLTLSFVKDRHDIQEARQLLADFGAPDVPIIAKIERTEALHNLTEIINAADAVMVARGDLGVEVGAAEVPAIQKRIIEQARRLDKVVITATQMMESMITHPQPTRAEVSDVANAILDGTDAVMLSAETATGKFPVKVVTMMEKICLSSEKHTSFLYTADKETCHYHRADQAIAMATMHAANHFPIKAIIAMTESGASAIWMSRQFSNVPIYAVTANERTVGKLCLVNNVFPILLPYHNIPVQEVNAWVVNQLKHKSLLKAHGYVLLTRGSTIGKAGGTNCMEIVQL; via the coding sequence ATGAACCGTCGAACTAAAATCGTTGCCACCCTAGGCCCTGCCTGCAGTCAACCCGACACCCTGCGCGCCATCATTGCCGCAGGGGTCGATGTTTTCCGCGTGAATTTTTCACACGCTGACAAGAGCGTACTGGATACCATCAAACAAGCCAAAACCATTGCCTCTGAACTGGAGCGTCCCATTGCTGTGATGGCGGATCTGCAGGGGCCCAAGCTTCGCATCGGCCGTTTTGAACACAACCACATTACGTTAGTCAATGGCCAATCCTTCATTTTAGACTGCGCCAACAAAGCTCTGGGCAATGAACAAGGGGTCAGTGTCGCCTATGAAAACCTGTGTTATGAAGTGAGGCCTGGCGATTTGCTGCTGCTGGATGACGGCATGATCGAACTCAAAGTCACGTCGGTCGCTCCACCGCAAATCGTTTGCGAGGTGCTGGAAGGCGGCGTGCTTAAAAACAACAAGGGTTTAAACCGCCGCGGCGGCGGTCTGGCAGCTAAAGCTTTAACTGACAAGGATCGCGACGACATGCGTATTGCTGTCAGTATTGATATCGATTACCTGACGCTGTCGTTTGTCAAAGACAGGCATGACATTCAGGAAGCCAGGCAGTTATTGGCCGACTTTGGCGCACCGGACGTCCCCATTATCGCCAAAATTGAACGCACCGAAGCCTTGCATAATCTCACTGAAATCATCAATGCGGCCGATGCCGTCATGGTGGCACGCGGCGACCTGGGTGTGGAAGTGGGTGCAGCCGAAGTGCCGGCCATTCAGAAGCGCATCATTGAGCAGGCCAGACGGCTCGATAAAGTAGTAATTACCGCCACGCAAATGATGGAATCGATGATCACCCACCCGCAGCCGACCAGGGCTGAAGTGTCGGATGTGGCCAATGCCATCCTCGATGGTACCGATGCCGTCATGTTGTCTGCGGAAACGGCAACGGGCAAATTTCCCGTCAAGGTGGTCACCATGATGGAAAAAATCTGCTTAAGCTCGGAAAAGCACACCTCCTTTTTGTACACAGCGGACAAAGAAACCTGCCATTATCACCGCGCCGATCAGGCCATTGCCATGGCGACCATGCACGCCGCCAATCACTTCCCCATTAAAGCGATCATTGCCATGACGGAATCAGGCGCCAGCGCCATCTGGATGTCGCGTCAATTCAGCAATGTCCCCATTTATGCGGTCACAGCCAATGAACGCACCGTGGGTAAACTGTGCCTGGTGAATAATGTCTTTCCTATTCTCTTGCCTTACCACAACATCCCTGTCCAGGAAGTGAATGCCTGGGTCGTCAATCAGCTAAAGCACAAATCCCTGCTTAAAGCCCATGGGTATGTGTTGTTGACCCGCGGCAGTACCATCGGGAAGGCGGGAGGAACTAACTGCATGGAAATCGTTCAGCTATGA